A single region of the Syntrophotaleaceae bacterium genome encodes:
- a CDS encoding IS110 family transposase, whose protein sequence is MVRFIGIDLHKTAFTVCFLEGEEKRLESYKIGEMDRFRSELRRDDKLALETTTNTRSFIKQIRDAVGSIHVINTMQFKVVSQSVKKTDANDAETMAFFLSKGMLPEVRMKDEHYAELESLANTRHKLVQLRTALKNKIHNILNAQGIVTKKESLSSRKGLEKVLNHPISAVAAIELEVIVEQIKGLDAGIARIDQELADKGKKLDGHENITSIKGVGDKGGAILLSVIGNIEDFEDEKKLAAYFGIVPRVSNSNETNRQGRITKRGSKLGRTTLVQCTLIAIRYSPYLKAFYEKLKAKKGSGKAIIATAKKLLGIIYLTLKNKWVFEDFPNFVLKES, encoded by the coding sequence ATGGTTAGATTTATCGGGATTGACCTTCACAAGACGGCATTTACGGTCTGTTTTCTGGAGGGCGAAGAGAAGCGGCTGGAGAGTTACAAGATTGGCGAGATGGATCGGTTTCGGTCGGAGTTGCGCCGGGATGATAAATTGGCGTTGGAGACCACGACCAACACCCGGAGTTTCATCAAACAGATCCGGGATGCGGTGGGCTCAATCCACGTGATCAACACCATGCAGTTCAAGGTGGTCAGCCAGTCGGTCAAGAAAACGGATGCCAACGATGCCGAGACCATGGCGTTTTTCCTGAGCAAGGGGATGCTGCCGGAAGTGCGAATGAAGGACGAACACTACGCAGAGCTTGAGAGTCTGGCCAACACACGGCACAAGCTGGTGCAGTTGCGTACGGCGCTGAAGAACAAGATACACAACATCCTCAACGCCCAGGGAATTGTGACGAAGAAGGAAAGCCTGTCGAGCCGCAAGGGGTTGGAGAAGGTCCTCAATCATCCGATCAGCGCGGTGGCCGCCATCGAACTGGAAGTGATCGTCGAGCAGATCAAGGGGCTTGACGCCGGCATCGCCAGGATCGACCAGGAGCTGGCCGACAAGGGCAAGAAACTCGATGGCCACGAGAACATCACCAGCATCAAGGGGGTGGGCGACAAGGGCGGCGCGATCCTGCTCAGCGTGATTGGCAACATCGAAGACTTTGAGGACGAGAAGAAACTGGCAGCCTACTTCGGCATTGTCCCTCGGGTCAGCAATTCCAACGAGACCAACCGCCAGGGGCGCATCACCAAGCGCGGGAGCAAGTTGGGCCGAACCACGCTGGTGCAGTGCACACTGATAGCGATTCGTTATTCCCCGTACCTGAAAGCGTTTTACGAGAAGCTCAAGGCGAAGAAGGGGTCGGGCAAGGCGATCATCGCCACGGCCAAGAAACTGTTGGGCATCATTTATCTGACACTGAAGAACAAGTGGGTCTTTGAGGACTTTCCGAATTTCGTCCTGAAAGAGAGCTGA
- a CDS encoding SHOCT domain-containing protein, which produces MMNPLMWIFMILVWGLIVFGLFFAVRWLLSQGKTGKENRDSATPLDILKARYAKGEISKEQFEQMRKNLE; this is translated from the coding sequence ATGATGAACCCTCTGATGTGGATTTTTATGATTCTGGTCTGGGGGCTTATCGTTTTCGGCTTGTTCTTTGCCGTTCGCTGGTTGCTCTCTCAAGGCAAAACAGGGAAAGAGAATCGGGATTCGGCAACTCCTCTGGACATTCTCAAGGCCCGTTATGCGAAGGGAGAAATCAGCAAGGAACAGTTCGAACAGATGAGGAAGAATTTGGAGTAA
- a CDS encoding DUF1440 domain-containing protein — protein MSTLSSGDIKQPPHPLLTGIAAGLIAGVVAGQSERLLDRFVSERQKRRDRQVRPGSAHEVAGPHFARKITGRKLKKEEEKKAKFFFGIAYGIGWGLIYASLRRKFPQVARLAGLPFAIPFFFACDGTIAPLLGVSPNLRRIPWQPSAKEMGNHIAWTAAAEMVHRAVAKASKQAADQR, from the coding sequence ATGTCTACTCTCAGCAGCGGAGATATAAAGCAACCGCCTCACCCATTGCTGACGGGGATTGCGGCGGGATTGATTGCCGGGGTCGTCGCCGGCCAGTCGGAGCGGCTGCTCGACCGATTCGTTTCGGAACGGCAGAAACGGCGGGACCGCCAGGTGCGGCCGGGTTCGGCTCATGAGGTCGCCGGTCCCCATTTCGCCCGCAAGATCACCGGCAGAAAACTCAAGAAGGAGGAGGAGAAAAAAGCCAAATTTTTTTTCGGCATAGCCTACGGCATCGGCTGGGGGCTTATCTATGCCAGTCTTCGCAGGAAGTTTCCGCAGGTGGCCCGTCTGGCCGGCCTGCCCTTCGCCATCCCCTTCTTCTTTGCCTGCGACGGGACGATCGCGCCGCTGCTCGGTGTCTCCCCCAACCTACGCCGCATCCCCTGGCAGCCCAGCGCCAAGGAGATGGGGAACCATATAGCTTGGACGGCCGCCGCGGAAATGGTGCATCGAGCGGTTGCCAAGGCGTCCAAACAGGCCGCAGATCAGAGATAA
- a CDS encoding aminotransferase class V-fold PLP-dependent enzyme, protein MHRVYLDNNASTDLHPEVLEDMMPYLRDRFGNPSSPHWPGQEARKAVEKARGQLAHLVNCDPEEVIFTSSATESNNTAIKGVAASRAERAKGIVTTIVEHPSVLMPCYYLEQQGFGVTCLDVDRHGCLDLAAVESSFTNETCLLSVMHANNETGTLFPVAEIGRLARGKGVVFHCDAAQAVGKVPVDFKASEIDLMSLSGHKFYGPKGIGALIVRKGLKFHPLLHGGAQEQNRRAGTENVAGIVGLGKACELAAKTVAKESLRLENLRDRLEQGILEMIPDVRRNGDVDHRLPNTSNMSFLGVDSEKLLFALDQTGIAVSSVSACSSGTLKTSRVLEAMGAVEGTRVGTLRFSLGMATSGEDVNLVLEVLPNLVQRMRASGSKG, encoded by the coding sequence ATGCACCGAGTCTACCTGGACAATAATGCCAGCACCGATCTTCATCCGGAGGTTCTCGAGGACATGATGCCGTATCTTCGCGATCGCTTCGGCAATCCCTCCAGCCCCCACTGGCCTGGACAGGAGGCCCGAAAAGCGGTCGAAAAGGCCCGCGGTCAACTGGCTCATTTGGTGAACTGCGATCCGGAAGAGGTGATTTTTACTTCATCGGCCACCGAATCGAACAACACCGCAATCAAGGGTGTGGCGGCAAGCCGTGCGGAGAGGGCAAAGGGAATTGTCACAACGATCGTGGAGCATCCTTCGGTGTTGATGCCCTGCTATTATCTCGAGCAACAGGGGTTTGGCGTGACCTGCCTCGACGTGGACCGGCACGGTTGTCTCGACCTCGCAGCGGTCGAATCATCATTCACCAATGAAACCTGCCTGCTGTCGGTCATGCACGCCAATAATGAAACTGGCACTCTGTTCCCGGTTGCCGAGATCGGGAGACTGGCAAGGGGCAAAGGGGTTGTTTTTCATTGTGATGCCGCTCAGGCCGTCGGTAAGGTTCCCGTCGATTTCAAAGCCTCGGAAATCGACCTGATGTCTTTGTCGGGGCATAAGTTTTATGGTCCGAAAGGGATCGGAGCCTTGATCGTTCGCAAAGGATTAAAGTTTCATCCATTATTGCACGGCGGCGCTCAGGAGCAGAACCGCCGGGCCGGAACGGAAAACGTGGCCGGGATCGTCGGCCTCGGAAAAGCCTGTGAACTTGCGGCGAAAACAGTGGCAAAGGAATCCCTTCGACTGGAAAATCTTCGGGACCGGCTGGAGCAGGGGATTCTGGAGATGATTCCCGATGTACGGCGCAATGGGGACGTCGATCACAGGCTTCCCAATACCAGCAATATGTCCTTTCTCGGTGTCGACTCTGAAAAGCTTCTGTTTGCCCTGGACCAGACAGGAATAGCTGTCTCCTCCGTCTCCGCCTGCAGCTCCGGCACCCTAAAAACCTCCCGCGTTCTTGAGGCGATGGGTGCGGTCGAGGGGACCCGGGTCGGAACCCTTCGGTTTTCTTTGGGCATGGCAACGTCCGGGGAAGATGTGAACCTGGTTCTGGAGGTGTTGCCGAATCTTGTGCAGCGGATGCGGGCATCTGGCTCCAAGGGCTGA
- a CDS encoding CusA/CzcA family heavy metal efflux RND transporter: MLEKIIEWSVRNKFMVILATAFLIVGGVYSLKKIPIDAIPDLSDVQVIVFTEYPGQAPQVVEDQVTYPLTTQMLAVPGAKVVRGYSFFGYSFVYIIFEDGTDLYWARSRVLEYLNYAAGRLPKGVTPSLGPDATGVGWVYEYALQSDRHDLQQLRSLQDWFLRYELTAVEGVSEVASIGGYVKQYQVAVDPDRLLAYHVTIPQIKTAIQRSNNDVGGRVVEMAETEFMVRGLGYIQSLSDLEKVVVGTDRRGTPILLRDLAQVRLGPELRRGLAELNGRGETVGGIIVMRFGENALKTIDNVKAKLQQLQAGLPEGVEIVPVYDRSGLIQRSVDNLQHKLLEESIVVALVIILFLFHLPSAAVVILALPVAILMSFIIMYAQGINVNIMSLGGIAIAIGTMVDSGIIMVENAHKHLEKGERGRSRTAAIIEAAKEVGPTIFFALLVITVSFAPVFTLQEQAGRLFKPLAFTKTYSMAAAAILAVTLVPVLMVWFIRGRIHSEDRNPISRFLIRLYHPVVDLVLHWRKTTLVVALLLVVSAAFPLAKMGTEFMPPLYEGDLLYMPTTLPGISITKARELLQQTDNIIRQFPEVHHVFGKIGRAESATDPAPLSMIETTIMLKPEDEWRMVKKTRFYSDWPGWIEPLKIPLRWVWPEEKRISVEQLTDELNAAIQFPGLTNAWTMPIKTRIDMLSTGIKTPVGIKIMGPDLQTLSDIGEEVEALVRTLPGTLSAFSERVVGGNYLDFVIDRDEAARYGLTVGDVQDIIQSAIGGMNVTQTVEGLERYPVNIRYLQDYRNDLPALKRVLIPIAEGRHIPIEQIADIRIKKGPGSIKSENARRTAWVFVDLKGIDVGTYVKKAQEAVAENISLPEGYNIVWSGQYEYIEATRERLLLIIPLTVVVIFVLIYLSTMSAIKTGIVFLAVPFSLVGAFWLLYLLDYNMSIGVWVGLIALAGLDAETGVVMLLYLDLAYKNWSEKGRMLTRGDLAQAIHHGAVKRIRPKVMTVVTIIVGLFPIMWSTGAGADVMKRIAAPMVGGSITSLVLEMLVYPVIFFIWRARKLNSNLEPTAEGDLDEVEEIEES; encoded by the coding sequence ATGCTCGAAAAAATAATTGAATGGTCGGTTCGCAACAAGTTCATGGTGATTCTTGCGACCGCTTTCCTGATTGTCGGAGGGGTTTACTCCCTGAAAAAGATCCCCATCGACGCCATACCCGACCTCTCGGACGTGCAGGTGATCGTGTTCACCGAGTATCCCGGACAGGCGCCGCAGGTGGTGGAGGATCAGGTCACCTATCCGCTGACCACCCAGATGCTCGCCGTTCCGGGGGCCAAGGTGGTGCGGGGCTACTCGTTTTTCGGCTATTCCTTCGTCTACATCATTTTCGAGGACGGCACCGACCTGTACTGGGCGCGTTCCCGGGTGCTCGAATATCTCAATTATGCAGCCGGGCGGCTGCCTAAAGGGGTGACGCCCAGTCTCGGCCCAGATGCCACGGGGGTCGGCTGGGTTTACGAGTACGCCCTGCAGAGCGACCGGCACGATTTGCAGCAGCTGCGCTCCCTCCAGGACTGGTTTCTGCGCTATGAACTGACCGCCGTGGAAGGGGTTTCCGAGGTGGCCAGCATTGGCGGCTACGTCAAGCAGTATCAGGTGGCGGTGGATCCGGACCGGCTGTTGGCCTACCATGTCACCATCCCGCAGATCAAAACCGCCATCCAGCGGAGCAACAACGATGTCGGCGGACGGGTTGTGGAAATGGCGGAGACCGAATTCATGGTGCGCGGCCTGGGCTATATCCAGTCCCTGTCCGATCTTGAAAAAGTGGTTGTCGGCACCGATCGCCGGGGCACCCCGATTCTGCTGCGGGACCTGGCCCAGGTGCGCCTGGGCCCGGAGTTGCGGCGCGGATTGGCGGAACTCAACGGCCGGGGCGAGACGGTGGGCGGCATCATCGTCATGCGTTTCGGTGAGAATGCCCTGAAGACCATCGACAACGTCAAGGCCAAACTGCAGCAACTCCAGGCCGGACTCCCCGAAGGCGTGGAGATCGTGCCCGTCTACGATCGTTCCGGACTGATCCAGCGGTCGGTTGACAACCTGCAGCACAAGTTGCTGGAGGAGAGCATCGTCGTTGCCCTGGTGATCATCCTCTTCCTGTTCCACCTGCCGAGCGCGGCGGTGGTCATCCTCGCTCTGCCGGTGGCGATCCTGATGTCCTTCATCATCATGTACGCCCAGGGAATCAACGTCAACATCATGAGTCTGGGCGGGATCGCCATCGCCATCGGTACAATGGTCGACTCGGGCATCATCATGGTGGAGAACGCCCACAAACATCTCGAAAAAGGAGAACGGGGGCGCTCGCGAACTGCGGCCATCATCGAGGCGGCCAAGGAGGTCGGCCCCACCATCTTCTTCGCCCTGCTGGTCATTACCGTCTCTTTCGCGCCCGTTTTCACCTTGCAGGAGCAGGCGGGACGGCTTTTCAAGCCGCTGGCCTTCACCAAGACCTACTCCATGGCGGCTGCGGCGATCCTGGCCGTCACCCTGGTTCCGGTGCTGATGGTGTGGTTCATCCGCGGCAGGATTCACAGCGAGGACCGCAACCCCATCAGCCGCTTCCTGATCCGTCTCTACCATCCGGTTGTCGACCTGGTGCTGCACTGGCGCAAGACGACCCTGGTTGTGGCGCTGCTGCTGGTGGTCTCCGCCGCCTTTCCCTTGGCGAAGATGGGCACCGAGTTCATGCCGCCGCTGTACGAGGGGGATCTGCTCTACATGCCGACCACCCTGCCGGGCATCTCCATCACCAAGGCCAGGGAACTGCTGCAGCAGACCGATAATATCATCCGCCAGTTCCCCGAGGTACACCACGTCTTCGGCAAGATCGGCCGGGCCGAATCGGCCACCGACCCGGCGCCTTTGTCGATGATCGAAACCACCATCATGCTCAAGCCCGAGGACGAATGGCGCATGGTGAAGAAGACGCGGTTCTACAGCGACTGGCCCGGCTGGATCGAGCCGCTGAAGATACCTCTGCGCTGGGTCTGGCCGGAAGAGAAGCGGATCTCGGTGGAGCAGCTCACCGACGAACTTAACGCGGCCATTCAGTTTCCGGGACTGACCAATGCCTGGACCATGCCGATCAAGACCCGCATCGACATGCTCTCCACGGGGATCAAAACCCCGGTCGGCATCAAGATCATGGGCCCGGATCTGCAGACCCTGAGCGACATCGGCGAAGAGGTCGAAGCCCTGGTGCGGACGCTGCCGGGGACCCTGAGTGCTTTTTCCGAGCGGGTGGTGGGGGGCAACTATCTCGACTTCGTAATCGACCGCGACGAGGCGGCCCGTTACGGCCTGACCGTCGGCGACGTGCAGGACATCATCCAGAGCGCCATCGGCGGCATGAACGTAACCCAGACCGTCGAGGGCCTGGAGCGCTATCCGGTCAATATTCGCTATCTGCAGGATTACCGCAACGATCTGCCGGCCCTGAAAAGGGTATTGATTCCCATCGCCGAGGGGCGGCACATCCCCATCGAACAGATCGCCGACATCCGCATCAAGAAGGGTCCGGGCTCCATCAAGAGCGAAAATGCCCGGCGCACCGCCTGGGTTTTCGTCGATCTCAAGGGTATCGATGTCGGCACCTACGTGAAAAAGGCCCAGGAGGCCGTTGCGGAGAACATTTCCCTGCCGGAAGGCTATAACATCGTCTGGAGCGGACAGTACGAATACATCGAGGCAACGCGGGAAAGACTGCTGCTGATCATCCCGCTGACCGTGGTGGTCATCTTCGTCCTGATCTACCTGAGCACCATGTCGGCGATCAAGACGGGGATCGTTTTCCTGGCCGTTCCTTTTTCGCTGGTTGGCGCCTTCTGGCTGCTCTACCTGCTCGACTACAACATGTCCATCGGCGTCTGGGTCGGGCTTATCGCCCTGGCCGGTCTCGATGCCGAAACCGGGGTGGTCATGCTCCTGTACCTCGATCTCGCTTACAAGAACTGGTCGGAAAAGGGGCGCATGCTCACCCGCGGCGACCTGGCGCAGGCCATCCATCACGGGGCAGTCAAGCGTATCCGTCCCAAGGTGATGACCGTCGTTACTATCATCGTCGGCCTCTTTCCCATCATGTGGAGCACCGGCGCCGGGGCCGACGTCATGAAGCGCATCGCCGCTCCCATGGTCGGCGGGTCGATCACCTCCCTGGTGCTGGAGATGCTGGTCTATCCGGTCATCTTCTTCATCTGGCGGGCACGTAAGCTCAATTCGAATCTGGAACCGACGGCCGAAGGAGATCTGGACGAGGTCGAGGAAATCGAGGAATCCTAG
- the moeB gene encoding molybdopterin-synthase adenylyltransferase MoeB, giving the protein MFSEEQIERYSRHIILKEVGGKGQKRLLDGRILIIGAGALGSPAALYLAAAGVGRIGIADADVVELSNLQRQVIHHSADLGTPKVESAKRKMEAINPDVQVIPHYTWIGADNIIDIIREYDFVIDGTDNFAAKFLINDACVMAGIPLSHAGVLHFIGQTITILPGQSPCYRCVFPEPPQAGSIPTCSQAGVLGVLPGVIGTIQATEAIKYLLGVGDLLTGRMLVYDAEGLDFHVSPIAKKSECAVCGENPSITDLQVDPEAMNVCDLTTSEK; this is encoded by the coding sequence ATGTTTTCGGAAGAGCAGATCGAACGTTATTCTCGTCACATCATTCTGAAGGAGGTGGGCGGCAAGGGCCAGAAACGTTTGCTCGACGGCAGGATTCTGATCATCGGTGCCGGAGCGCTGGGCTCTCCCGCAGCCCTGTACCTCGCGGCAGCAGGGGTCGGAAGGATCGGAATCGCTGATGCGGATGTGGTTGAACTCTCGAATCTCCAGCGGCAGGTGATCCATCACTCGGCAGATCTCGGAACCCCCAAGGTCGAATCGGCGAAACGGAAGATGGAAGCCATCAATCCTGATGTCCAGGTTATCCCCCACTATACCTGGATTGGCGCGGACAACATCATTGACATTATCCGCGAATACGACTTCGTCATCGACGGCACAGACAATTTTGCCGCCAAGTTCCTCATCAACGACGCTTGCGTCATGGCCGGCATCCCTCTCTCCCACGCCGGCGTGCTTCACTTCATTGGTCAGACCATCACCATCCTGCCGGGCCAATCCCCCTGCTACCGCTGCGTGTTTCCGGAACCGCCGCAAGCTGGAAGCATTCCGACCTGCTCGCAGGCCGGGGTTTTGGGCGTCCTGCCAGGGGTCATCGGCACTATTCAGGCCACCGAGGCAATAAAATATCTACTGGGCGTCGGGGATCTGCTGACCGGCCGAATGCTGGTCTACGATGCTGAAGGGCTGGACTTCCACGTATCGCCCATTGCCAAAAAATCCGAATGCGCCGTTTGTGGGGAAAATCCGTCCATAACAGATCTCCAAGTCGACCCGGAGGCGATGAATGTCTGCGATTTGACGACCAGTGAAAAGTGA
- a CDS encoding sulfurtransferase TusA family protein, giving the protein MQTVDLRGVPCPTNFVKAKLSIGMADIGDIIVFHLDEGEPVQNVSRSLQNEGHQLLDLEKAEGHYVLRMKVV; this is encoded by the coding sequence ATGCAAACCGTTGATCTTCGGGGTGTTCCCTGCCCCACCAACTTTGTCAAGGCCAAGTTGTCCATCGGGATGGCTGATATCGGCGATATTATTGTATTCCATCTCGATGAAGGCGAACCGGTGCAAAACGTGTCGCGTAGCCTGCAGAATGAGGGACACCAGCTGCTGGACCTCGAAAAGGCTGAAGGGCACTATGTCCTGCGGATGAAGGTTGTTTGA
- a CDS encoding heavy metal translocating P-type ATPase, translating into MKDPVCGMDVIPEKAAGETEYRGEKYFFCSTKCLQKFKQDPEEFLDKGRIEKRKEKVKDDTRQYTCPMHPEVEQIGPGSCPKCGMDLEPKEISLEEMGESAELKDWTRRLWVATVFSLPVLILGMSHAVPAFHGWLLGLATQQTYNWIQLVLATPVVLWAGRPIFVRFWQSLVNRSLNMFSLIGLGVGVAYLYSIVATVFPGFFPASFRGSGGEVDVYFEAAAVIVALVLLGQVMEARARSQTGQAIRALLGLAPKTARRIAEDGSEHDVPLEEVEVGDRLRVRPGEKVPVDGSVEEGTSNIDESMITGEPLPAAKQPGEPVTGATVNQTGSLVIKAERVGRDTLLSQIVQMVAEAQRSRAPIQKLADIVAGYFVPAVVTVALATFVVWSWIGPEPRMAHALINAVAVLIIACPCALGLATPMSIMVASGKGATMGVLFKNAEAIEHLRKVNTLVVDKTGTLTEGKPKLVAVEATGIDEDELLRLAASLERGSEHPLAAAIVQGAEERGVKLTSAKEFDSITGKGVAGKVDGAEVLLGTQKLLQERGIDPAELLERAEDLRRDGQTAMFVAVDGKAAGLLAVADPIKETTPEAIRQLHQSGIRIVMLTGDNRTTAEAVAKRLNIDEVRAEVLPQDKADKVKELQGQERFVAMAGDGINDAPALAQAQVGIAMGTGTDVAMESAGVTLVKGDLRGIVRARQLSLATMRNIRENLFFAFVYNALGVPIAAGVLYPFFGLLLSPIIAAAAMSFSSVSVISNALRLRRVKL; encoded by the coding sequence ATGAAAGATCCTGTCTGCGGCATGGATGTGATTCCGGAAAAAGCCGCCGGAGAAACGGAATATAGAGGGGAGAAATACTTTTTCTGTTCCACCAAATGTCTGCAAAAATTTAAACAGGATCCTGAAGAATTTTTGGATAAGGGTCGGATTGAAAAGAGAAAAGAGAAGGTCAAGGATGACACCAGGCAGTACACCTGCCCGATGCATCCCGAGGTGGAACAGATCGGGCCCGGCAGCTGTCCCAAGTGCGGCATGGATCTCGAGCCGAAGGAGATCAGCCTCGAGGAGATGGGGGAAAGTGCAGAACTGAAGGATTGGACCCGGCGGCTCTGGGTGGCGACGGTTTTTTCCCTGCCGGTTCTGATCCTGGGCATGTCCCATGCGGTACCGGCCTTCCATGGCTGGCTGCTGGGGCTGGCCACGCAGCAGACCTACAACTGGATTCAACTGGTTCTGGCCACCCCGGTCGTTCTCTGGGCAGGCAGACCGATCTTTGTCCGCTTCTGGCAATCCTTGGTCAACCGCAGCCTGAACATGTTTTCCCTGATCGGGCTCGGGGTCGGTGTCGCCTATCTCTACAGCATAGTCGCCACGGTCTTTCCCGGCTTTTTTCCTGCCTCTTTCCGTGGCTCGGGAGGGGAAGTCGACGTTTATTTCGAAGCTGCGGCCGTCATCGTCGCCCTGGTGTTGCTGGGGCAGGTGATGGAAGCTCGGGCCCGCAGCCAGACCGGGCAGGCGATCCGGGCGCTGCTCGGCCTGGCCCCCAAGACCGCCCGGCGCATCGCCGAGGATGGCAGCGAGCATGACGTGCCCCTGGAGGAGGTCGAAGTCGGCGATCGACTGCGGGTCCGGCCCGGCGAAAAGGTGCCGGTGGACGGGTCGGTCGAGGAGGGCACCAGCAATATCGACGAATCCATGATCACCGGCGAGCCCCTGCCGGCGGCCAAGCAGCCCGGCGAGCCGGTCACCGGAGCGACGGTGAACCAGACCGGCTCCCTTGTCATCAAGGCCGAACGGGTAGGCAGGGACACCCTGCTGAGCCAGATTGTGCAGATGGTGGCAGAAGCCCAACGCAGCCGGGCCCCCATTCAGAAACTGGCGGACATTGTAGCCGGCTACTTCGTGCCGGCGGTGGTGACCGTGGCCCTGGCGACCTTCGTGGTCTGGTCCTGGATCGGACCCGAACCGCGCATGGCCCACGCCCTTATCAATGCCGTGGCGGTGCTCATCATCGCCTGCCCCTGCGCCCTGGGGTTGGCCACCCCCATGTCCATTATGGTGGCATCCGGCAAGGGCGCGACCATGGGCGTGTTGTTCAAGAATGCCGAGGCCATCGAGCATTTGCGCAAGGTGAATACCCTGGTCGTCGACAAGACCGGTACCCTCACCGAGGGCAAACCGAAGCTGGTGGCGGTGGAGGCGACCGGTATTGACGAGGACGAATTGTTGCGCCTGGCAGCGAGCCTGGAGCGGGGCAGCGAACATCCTCTGGCAGCGGCCATCGTTCAGGGCGCCGAGGAACGGGGAGTCAAGCTGACCTCCGCCAAGGAATTCGATTCCATCACCGGCAAGGGGGTGGCAGGGAAGGTGGACGGTGCCGAGGTGCTGCTGGGCACCCAGAAGCTGTTGCAGGAGCGGGGCATCGATCCGGCGGAACTTCTGGAGCGTGCCGAAGATCTTCGCCGGGACGGTCAGACCGCCATGTTCGTGGCGGTGGACGGCAAGGCCGCGGGCCTGTTGGCCGTCGCCGATCCCATCAAGGAAACCACCCCCGAGGCCATCCGTCAGCTGCACCAGAGCGGTATCCGCATCGTCATGCTCACCGGCGACAACCGCACTACCGCCGAAGCGGTGGCGAAGCGGTTGAACATCGACGAGGTGCGGGCCGAGGTTTTACCGCAGGATAAGGCGGACAAGGTCAAGGAACTGCAGGGTCAGGAACGTTTTGTCGCAATGGCCGGCGACGGCATCAACGACGCGCCGGCACTGGCCCAGGCCCAGGTCGGCATCGCCATGGGAACAGGCACCGACGTGGCCATGGAGAGCGCCGGGGTGACCCTGGTCAAGGGCGACCTGCGGGGCATCGTCCGCGCCCGGCAACTGAGCCTGGCCACCATGCGGAATATCCGGGAGAACCTGTTCTTCGCTTTCGTTTACAACGCCCTGGGAGTGCCCATCGCCGCCGGAGTTTTGTATCCGTTCTTCGGTCTGCTGCTCAGCCCCATTATCGCCGCAGCAGCCATGAGCTTCAGCTCCGTTTCGGTGATCAGCAACGCTTTGCGTTTGCGGCGGGTGAAATTGTGA
- a CDS encoding sterol desaturase family protein — protein MGFLPERSRKKPRSKSMRGEIPSWLSNTLIFGTLAAVVAAEMKRPLRTPRQDKLRRDVRNISMSLMTAATIALAEKPVVAPLADAAESKRRGLLKWKRLPVGLEMFLSVTLLDYTLYIWHYLTHKVPLLWRFHQVHHVDLDLDASTALRFHAGEMLLSVPWRAAQVALLGISPRPLALWQTLTLAEILFHHSNVRLPLRFERLLNRIIVTPRMHGIHHSTVREETDSNWSTIFSWPDLLHRTLKLNIPQKKVTIGVPAFQNPKELTIGKLLKMPLTVDRPSWRLSNGTRPERKENLPLPRRKLAE, from the coding sequence ATGGGTTTTTTGCCGGAGCGCAGCAGGAAAAAACCCCGATCCAAGTCCATGAGGGGCGAAATTCCTTCCTGGTTGAGCAATACCCTGATTTTCGGCACCCTGGCGGCCGTTGTCGCCGCCGAAATGAAGCGCCCCTTGCGAACGCCCAGGCAGGACAAACTGCGGCGGGATGTGCGAAATATCTCCATGTCCCTGATGACAGCGGCCACCATAGCGCTGGCGGAAAAACCGGTCGTCGCGCCTCTGGCCGATGCCGCTGAAAGCAAGAGACGCGGGCTGCTGAAGTGGAAGCGACTGCCCGTCGGGCTGGAGATGTTTCTTTCGGTGACCCTGCTCGATTACACCCTCTACATCTGGCATTACCTGACGCACAAAGTCCCTCTGCTCTGGCGCTTTCACCAGGTCCACCATGTGGATCTCGACCTCGATGCCTCGACGGCGCTGCGATTTCATGCCGGTGAAATGCTGCTGTCCGTTCCCTGGAGGGCAGCACAGGTGGCCCTTCTCGGCATATCCCCTCGCCCCCTGGCCCTGTGGCAGACCCTGACGCTGGCGGAAATCCTGTTCCATCATTCCAACGTGCGTCTGCCGCTCCGATTCGAACGCCTGCTCAACCGGATAATCGTCACTCCCCGCATGCACGGCATTCACCACTCCACCGTCCGCGAGGAAACCGATTCGAACTGGTCGACCATTTTCTCCTGGCCCGACCTCCTTCATCGCACCTTGAAACTGAACATCCCGCAAAAAAAGGTCACTATCGGTGTACCTGCCTTCCAGAATCCAAAAGAGTTAACCATTGGTAAACTGCTGAAAATGCCGTTGACCGTCGACCGCCCCAGTTGGCGCCTATCAAACGGGACCAGGCCGGAAAGAAAGGAAAATCTCCCCTTGCCGAGGAGAAAGCTGGCTGAGTAG